In Cytophagia bacterium CHB2, the following proteins share a genomic window:
- a CDS encoding HNH endonuclease: MSRSHIPDSLRRAVAEQAGYRCGYCQTAQTYSGVQLHIEHIIALAAGGLTTESNLWLACALCNGYKGARTHGLDPITTEVVPLFNPRTQNWFDHFAWSEDGSLIIGQTPCGRATVATLQLNNDYIVPARKHWVRVGWHPPRE; this comes from the coding sequence ATGAGCCGATCACACATTCCAGATTCTTTACGCCGCGCCGTTGCCGAGCAAGCCGGATATCGTTGTGGATATTGCCAGACCGCGCAAACCTATAGCGGCGTGCAATTGCACATTGAGCACATCATTGCTCTCGCGGCAGGCGGCCTTACAACTGAGTCAAATCTATGGTTGGCTTGTGCGCTCTGCAACGGCTATAAAGGCGCACGCACCCATGGCCTCGATCCAATCACCACTGAAGTTGTTCCTCTTTTTAATCCCCGCACGCAAAATTGGTTTGACCATTTTGCCTGGAGTGAGGATGGTTCGCTGATTATCGGCCAAACGCCGTGCGGACGAGCAACCGTTGCCACGCTGCAATTGAATAATGATTATATCGTTCCAGCACGCAAGCATTGGGTTCGTGTCGGTTGGCATCCGCCGCGAGAATGA